A genome region from bacterium includes the following:
- a CDS encoding HD domain-containing protein codes for MQISQTQTHNHTHDWAMIDRALATAAFAHRQQTRKSTDIPYIVHPCAVGLLLLDAGCPTEVVVAGILHDVIEDTPVTLAALRRDFGATIAELVAQCSEPDKSLPWEKRKQHTITFLATAPAPVKLVVAADKLHNLRGIALEQHRLGEAVWQRFNRGREQQEWYYRRVAESLMQNLPEGCNT; via the coding sequence ATGCAAATTTCTCAGACCCAGACTCACAACCACACCCACGATTGGGCGATGATCGACCGCGCCCTCGCCACAGCCGCTTTCGCGCACCGCCAGCAAACGCGCAAGAGCACTGACATCCCCTACATCGTGCATCCTTGTGCCGTCGGCTTGCTGCTGCTTGATGCCGGCTGCCCGACCGAGGTCGTGGTCGCGGGCATTCTGCACGACGTGATCGAAGACACCCCGGTAACGCTCGCAGCGCTGCGCCGGGATTTCGGCGCCACGATTGCCGAACTGGTGGCGCAATGCTCCGAGCCGGACAAATCCCTGCCCTGGGAAAAGCGCAAACAACACACGATTACCTTTCTCGCCACCGCGCCCGCGCCGGTCAAGCTGGTGGTGGCGGCGGACAAGCTGCACAATCTGCGCGGCATTGCGCTGGAACAGCATCGCCTGGGAGAGGCGGTGTGGCAGCGTTTCAATCGCGGCCGCGAGCAGCAGGAATGGTATTACCGCCGCGTGGCGGAGAGTCTCATGCAAAACTTGCCGGAGGGATGCAACACTTAG
- the dut gene encoding dUTP diphosphatase — protein MRIKVKKLHPAARVPEYKTALAAGMDLYARLETAKVLAPGESALIATGIALELPPGYEAQVRPRSGLALNHAVTLLNSPGTVDADYRGEINVIVINHHRQQSFTINPHDRIAQLVIAAVARAELVEVEELNETARSAGGFGSTGR, from the coding sequence ATTCGCATCAAAGTCAAGAAACTGCATCCGGCGGCGCGCGTGCCGGAATACAAAACTGCGCTTGCCGCCGGCATGGATTTGTATGCCCGGCTGGAGACGGCCAAAGTGCTGGCGCCGGGCGAATCGGCATTGATTGCCACCGGCATTGCGTTGGAATTGCCGCCGGGTTATGAAGCCCAGGTGCGGCCGCGCAGCGGCTTGGCGCTCAATCACGCGGTCACGCTGTTGAATTCGCCGGGCACGGTGGATGCCGACTATCGCGGGGAAATCAATGTGATCGTCATCAATCATCACCGCCAGCAATCCTTCACCATCAACCCGCACGATCGCATCGCGCAGCTTGTGATTGCCGCCGTGGCGCGGGCGGAACTAGTTGAGGTGGAGGAGTTGAATGAAACCGCCCGGTCGGCCGGCGGCTTCGGCAGCACCGGCCGCTGA
- a CDS encoding SBBP repeat-containing protein, which translates to MKSSKLLFWAGLFLVGLSLHHFLASGISRPVIASPIEQSISEMTESQTYSDELQTSWIKHYSSRTPANDRPTALAMDSEGNAYVTGSSENMPFGTDIQTFKYDLQGRVLWSASYDSPFHGDDTPVSLVVDQEGNVYVAGSSWGDDSRWDFLTIKYDAAGIEQWVARFHSSGTADDRISALALDDKGNTYVTGISGSASRGKFVTIKYNQNGRQQWIASLDCREDEPDSPSALLLDEAGNIYVTGTCGVGKNSDLVAAKYNNEGSQLWIRSYDGPGHNADRTPAATLDAAGNLFVTGTSARSSTGDDFVTMKYDPNGAEQWIVRYNGPKNLNDYARAIAVDATGNVLVAGTSFDSAGVSVFATLKYDSSGRELWVKRSPESQTSSYDVQALALHENGDVYVTGVREKSSLHATAITIKYDSAGVEQWTLRHDSSGHSINLPAALKLDNHDGVYLTGTKWQNAWNHDFATSKFSNSGAMQWFSDFGGEGWGDGYPSKLMIDSKENLCILATVGGIRGVLKYDAHGGEQNFFPCEAQANLITVDATDHVLIAGQTSAVAGRHGFVAKYDANGVLRWRVLHNLNANTNDLPVALVTDHVGSVYMTMFSNQNYLTVKYLSDGSLAWQANYNGPANGIDKPAGIAVDSAGSVYVTGSSAGLDSGRDYLTIKYDRHGARKWSKRLDVKNNDDDARALAVDMAGNVYVTGSAAQDFVTIKYDSNGVKKWIASLEGAWHGGWDRADGILVDAAGSVYVNGQSEPYYRVVKYDSIGKTQWVAGFEGIARYQHYMASSFAVDDSGNVYLSGRVGYIYNERNESCNASSLHFRTAKFHFADGRQLWSEIYDGPGHTNDYVVDLKIAESGALYVTGYSEGQACLCLSEDCWTAITTIKYKPAVAAAVVAEKHRQSSVFSLAQNYPNPFNPSTSIAYQLPQPAQVKLTVFNTLGQVVIRLVNRRQEAGFHTVMWHGRNFAGEAVPSGIYYYRLEVEGGFVETKKMVLAK; encoded by the coding sequence ATGAAATCCTCAAAACTTCTATTCTGGGCCGGCCTTTTTCTTGTTGGACTTTCCTTGCATCATTTTCTTGCCAGCGGAATCTCTCGGCCTGTGATTGCCTCTCCGATCGAACAGTCCATTAGCGAAATGACAGAATCACAAACTTATTCGGATGAACTTCAAACCTCCTGGATCAAGCACTACAGCTCAAGAACACCTGCAAACGATCGCCCCACAGCTTTGGCAATGGACTCGGAAGGGAATGCTTACGTCACCGGCAGCAGCGAAAACATGCCCTTTGGCACTGACATTCAAACCTTCAAATATGATTTGCAGGGCCGGGTACTTTGGTCGGCATCCTACGACAGCCCGTTTCACGGTGATGACACCCCGGTAAGCTTGGTGGTTGATCAGGAGGGCAACGTTTATGTGGCAGGAAGCAGTTGGGGCGATGATTCCCGCTGGGATTTCTTGACGATCAAGTATGATGCTGCCGGCATTGAGCAATGGGTGGCGCGTTTTCACAGCAGCGGAACGGCAGACGATCGGATTTCCGCGTTAGCCCTCGATGACAAGGGCAATACCTATGTCACGGGAATAAGCGGGTCTGCTTCACGCGGAAAGTTTGTGACGATCAAATACAATCAAAACGGCCGGCAACAATGGATCGCCTCGCTCGATTGCCGCGAAGATGAGCCGGATTCTCCCTCGGCTCTTTTGCTCGACGAGGCCGGCAATATTTATGTGACCGGAACTTGTGGCGTGGGAAAAAATAGCGACCTGGTTGCGGCCAAGTATAACAACGAAGGCTCCCAACTTTGGATTCGCTCGTATGATGGTCCGGGGCATAACGCCGATCGCACTCCGGCTGCGACTTTGGATGCGGCGGGCAATTTATTCGTCACAGGTACAAGTGCGAGAAGTTCTACCGGCGACGATTTCGTCACGATGAAGTATGATCCAAATGGTGCAGAACAATGGATCGTTCGCTACAACGGCCCCAAGAATCTGAATGACTATGCCAGAGCAATTGCTGTAGATGCTACTGGAAATGTTCTTGTCGCAGGAACCAGCTTTGATTCTGCCGGCGTTTCTGTGTTTGCGACATTGAAATACGATAGCTCTGGCCGCGAATTGTGGGTCAAGCGCTCGCCGGAGTCGCAGACTTCCTCCTATGACGTTCAGGCACTTGCGCTTCATGAAAATGGCGACGTTTACGTTACCGGCGTTCGCGAGAAATCATCATTGCATGCCACGGCCATAACGATTAAATACGATTCTGCCGGAGTAGAACAATGGACGTTGCGCCACGACAGTAGTGGCCACAGCATCAATCTGCCGGCTGCACTAAAACTGGACAACCATGACGGCGTTTATCTGACTGGAACAAAGTGGCAGAATGCTTGGAATCATGATTTTGCCACCTCAAAGTTTTCCAACTCGGGTGCGATGCAATGGTTTTCAGATTTTGGAGGGGAAGGCTGGGGTGATGGTTATCCTTCAAAACTTATGATTGACAGCAAAGAGAATCTTTGTATCCTGGCCACCGTGGGCGGCATACGCGGAGTGCTGAAATATGACGCACATGGCGGCGAACAAAACTTCTTCCCGTGTGAGGCTCAAGCGAATTTGATTACAGTCGACGCGACCGATCATGTTCTGATTGCGGGCCAGACCAGCGCGGTGGCAGGGCGTCATGGTTTTGTTGCCAAGTACGACGCAAACGGCGTGCTGCGCTGGCGCGTGTTGCACAATCTGAATGCCAATACAAATGATTTGCCCGTTGCCCTGGTCACTGATCATGTTGGCAGCGTCTATATGACCATGTTCAGCAATCAGAATTACCTGACGGTCAAATACCTTTCAGACGGATCGTTGGCATGGCAGGCAAACTACAACGGGCCGGCCAATGGCATAGACAAGCCAGCAGGTATTGCAGTGGACAGTGCTGGAAGTGTCTATGTTACGGGAAGCAGCGCCGGTTTGGATTCTGGTCGGGACTATTTGACGATCAAATACGATCGCCACGGCGCAAGAAAATGGAGCAAGCGCCTCGATGTCAAGAACAACGATGATGATGCTCGTGCGCTTGCGGTTGACATGGCGGGAAATGTCTATGTCACGGGCAGCGCTGCGCAAGATTTCGTCACGATCAAATATGACAGCAATGGAGTCAAAAAATGGATCGCCAGTCTCGAAGGCGCGTGGCATGGCGGTTGGGATCGTGCCGATGGAATTTTAGTTGACGCTGCAGGAAGTGTTTATGTCAATGGTCAAAGCGAGCCCTACTATCGCGTGGTAAAATATGATTCCATCGGCAAGACTCAATGGGTGGCCGGTTTTGAGGGTATTGCGCGCTATCAGCACTACATGGCGAGTAGTTTTGCCGTCGATGATTCTGGCAACGTTTATCTGTCCGGACGAGTTGGCTACATTTATAATGAAAGAAACGAGAGTTGCAACGCTTCTTCTTTACATTTTCGCACGGCGAAATTTCATTTTGCGGATGGGCGCCAATTGTGGTCTGAAATCTATGATGGCCCCGGGCATACAAACGACTATGTAGTTGATTTGAAAATCGCCGAATCCGGCGCGTTGTATGTGACGGGCTATTCCGAAGGGCAAGCATGTTTATGTTTGTCTGAAGATTGTTGGACCGCCATTACGACGATCAAATACAAACCCGCGGTTGCGGCCGCCGTTGTCGCAGAAAAGCACCGTCAGTCAAGCGTTTTCAGTCTTGCCCAGAACTATCCCAATCCCTTCAATCCCTCGACCAGCATTGCGTATCAATTGCCGCAGCCGGCTCAGGTGAAATTGACGGTGTTCAACACGCTTGGCCAAGTCGTGATACGGCTGGTGAATCGCCGGCAGGAGGCGGGCTTTCACACCGTCATGTGGCACGGCCGCAACTTCGCCGGCGAGGCGGTGCCCAGCGGGATCTACTACTATCGCCTGGAAGTGGAAGGCGGGTTCGTGGAGACGAAGAAGATGGTGTTGGCGAAATAG